The Bacillota bacterium genome contains the following window.
GTGATTGTTGAACGGGCTGGGCTTCTTCCCCGCCCTACCGCAGAGTAGGAGGTGAGGCCGGTGGCTGAATGGGGTAAAGTGGCCGTCATCGGCGGAGGAGTGGCTGGTCTGACTTTGGCGGTGGAACTCGCCCGCTGGGGAATAGAGGTCTGGTTGATTGAACGCCAGGCTGTCCCGGGCGGCTGGGCGGCACGTTTCTTCTGTAAGGCGACTGACCAGTGCCAGCAATGTCTGGCTTGCCGGGTGCATCAGCTGATCGATGAAGCGACGAAAAGCCCCGCGATCCGCTGGCTGCTGGGGACGGAGGTCAGTCAGGTGCAGCGCCAGGGGAGAGACTTTGCCCTGACGGTTAAGCAGGCTGGGAAAACAGAGCGGCTTTTTGTCCAAGCCGCAGTTTTGGCCGTCGGATTCCGTGTCTTCTCCGCGGAACACCGGGGAGAATTTGGCTATCGACTTTATCCCCGGGTGTTGACGGGGGCCGACCTGGAGCAGGCTCTGACTCAAGGGGCCGGGTTCCCTATTCAGGGGGATAAACTCAAGCGCATCGGCTTTATTCAGTGTGTCGGCAGCCGGGACACAGCCCTTGGCCGTGGGTACTGCTCACAGGTTTGTTGCCAGACCAGTATTCGTCAAGCCCGGGTATTACGCTCCCAATACCCGGATGCGGAAATTAACATCTTCTATCTTGATCTGCAGGCGGGGAGCGGTAATGCCGTCCAAGTTAGACAAAGCTGTCAAGAAGCTCGGCTAAATCTGGTGCGGGGGATACCATCCCGGGTATACAACCGGGCCGACGGACGGCTTGGCCTTCGGCTTGACCCCAGTTTGGCCGATCGGGTGGCAGCTGAACCTTACGACCTGGTCGTGCTGGCCTGCGGC
Protein-coding sequences here:
- a CDS encoding CoB--CoM heterodisulfide reductase iron-sulfur subunit A family protein — encoded protein: MAEWGKVAVIGGGVAGLTLAVELARWGIEVWLIERQAVPGGWAARFFCKATDQCQQCLACRVHQLIDEATKSPAIRWLLGTEVSQVQRQGRDFALTVKQAGKTERLFVQAAVLAVGFRVFSAEHRGEFGYRLYPRVLTGADLEQALTQGAGFPIQGDKLKRIGFIQCVGSRDTALGRGYCSQVCCQTSIRQARVLRSQYPDAEINIFYLDLQAGSGNAVQVRQSCQEARLNLVRGIPSRVYNRADGRLGLRLDPSLADRVAAEPYDLVVLACGMVPTDGLEELARWFGWPLNSYGFLDNRPGCGFQGPVPGVFAVGACRGPLNISQSIAEGQAAALEILVWLESAVKTMV